In Pseudobdellovibrio exovorus JSS, the genomic stretch AAGTTTCTGCACCGTTGTCGGGCCAAGATCACTTGTGTAAAGAACTTCTTCCACTTCTTCTAAAACAGCCTTTTTGTCCGCCTGAGAAAATGCACGGCGAATACGTCCAAAAAAGTTCTCTTCGGTTTTGCGTAAGGCTTGGTGTAAATTGGGCTCAGCTTCAACAGCCACAGAAACAGTCTCGGACTTAGCCACACCTGCCACGACGGCCGTTGGTATCGAAGACGAAGTCGGCAGAGGCTCCGGAGCTTCCGGCAGTCTGGCTGGACTGACTGAGCCTTCTGATTTTAATTCCGATTTTGATTTTCTTTTTTTAGATTGAGATAGGGCAATAACGACGATGACTACTAAAAATAGTAATCCGATAAAACCCAACAAAAACAGCATTTGATTCGAGTGAGCTTCTGACATAGAAGCCCACCCTATTATAGAAACTATCTGATGTCAGCTAAACTTACAGAAACCATGGTTGATACACCACGCTCTTGCATTGTTACGCCGTAAAGCTTTTGTGCCACTTCCATCGTGTGTTTGTTATGTGTCACAACGATGATTTGAGAACGCTTCGCCATCTCTTTAACTAAGTCGTTAAATCTGAATACGTTTGCATCATCCAATGGCGCATCAACCTCATCCAGTAAGCAGTACGGAGACGGCTTCACAAGGAAGATCGAGAATACCAACGCCACCGCTGTCAGGGCTTTTTCACCACCCGACATCAACGTTACGTTCTGCATTTTCTTTCCTGGAGGTTTCGCAATGATCTCGATACCCATTTCGCCCTTATCTTCATCTTCTACCAGTTGAAGCATGGCTTCACCACCGCCGAATAAGACAGGGAAAACTTTTTGGAAGCGATCATTAACAAGATCAAATGTTTCTTTAAAGCGTTTCGCACAGATTTTATTGATACGATCAATAACTTTACGAAGCTGTTCTTTCGCCTCTGTCAAATCAGCATGCTGCTGAGTCAAGAAAGCATAGCGCTCTTGAGTTTCAGAGAACTCAGTGATCGCCGAAAGATTCACTTCGCCAATCTTAGCTAATTTATCTCTTAAGTCTTTTAGCTCAGCATCAGCGACCACTGGATCACCTTCGCGGCCAGCGTATTTTTCAACAACATCAGGTAAAATTAACATGTACTTTTCACGAACTTGATCGATCAAATACTGTTCTTTCATTTTCGCTTGCTCAAGTTTCAACTGAGCATCATTCATTTTAGAAAGACGCTCATTTCTTTCACGTTGCATCGTGATCACTTTGTCTTCTAGTTCACGAATATGCGATGTTTCCATCTCGAACTGGTTTTTCACCTGCGAAACTTCAAGACGACGAGCTTCCACATCCGCCAACATACGTTCGAAATCAATCTTCGCTTGTTCAAGCGCGTACTGACCTTCTGACATTTGTGACGTGTAACCTTCTGCCTCTTCTGACATACGTGAAAGTTGAGATTCAAGATCGTTCACTTGTTTTTGAACCATATCTAATTGACGACTAACACCTGCATACTCTTGCGCTTTAGAGGCCGCACGTACCTGCAGATCCATCACTTCAGACTGTTGTGATTCAAAACCATCTTTCATCGAATTGTACTCAGTACTCAATTCAGCTAATGATGTTTCCAACTCTAGCTTTTGAGTTCTTGTTTCAACTAAGCGACTTTCTAGGTCTTCAATCTTTTCAGATAACTGTTCAATTTGCTCAGCTACGCGACGCACTTCTTTTTCTTGTTTTTCAACTGCATTTTGAGCTTGGTTAAACTCGACATCTGCGCGTTCGTAGTCTTTTTTCAATTCAGCAACTTTAATTTCCTGTTCAATACGACGCTGTTGCGCCCCTTCGAAGTCAGAAACCACGTTAGCTAATTGCTCTTCCACTTTTTTCAAAGCAGCCGTTGCTAAGGCTAATTTACCAGCCCATTCGTTCTTTTTGTCTGACAACTCTTTGATTTCACGACGACGTTTTAGAACACCAGACTCCGCAGAGTCTTTAGATCCACCTGTTAATACGCCATCAGCTGACAACGTATCGCCATCCATCGTGACAAAAGTCCATCCTTTATAGTTCGGACGTAGTCTTAGAGCCGTACGAATAGAATCCACAATCGCAACGCCATCTAAAATCTCAGACACTTTGCTTTGATAGATTTCATTTGAGTTCACTACATTCTTTAACAGATCAATAACACCTGTTTCAGATTTAGGATTACCCTGTAAATGTTTGATGTAATGTCCATCATTTGAGTAGAAGCTTGAACGACCTGAATTTTGTGACTTCAAGTGATCAACAGCTTCAACTGCTGTATCTGGTTTTTGTGACAATAACATCTGTAGTTTAGAGCCTAAAGCTGCTTCCATCGCGATTTCATAGTCCGCAGGGACTTCTACCACTTCAGAAACAGGCTTGAAGAACTCACTTACAGTTCCATCAGCATGCATTTCTACTGACTTAGCTTTGCTCCACAACATCACTTGTTTAACACCCTCTTCGAAACCTTCGAAGTTAGCTGCTAAATTTTCTAAGCCATAAAGGCGTGATGCCGTTTCATTTAAATTATCTTTAAAATCCTGAACCTCTACCTGCTTTTGTTGCAATTGTTCCGTTAGGATTTTTTTATTCGTTTCAAAAGCTGTCACATCGCTAGAAAGGTCCATTTGTAATTGGCGCTCTTGTTCTAACTGATTTAACACTTTTCTACGGCGGCCTTCAAAGTCATGCAATGTCTCGCGCAACTCATTCAAAGTGATTTCTTCTTCTGCTTGAGAAGACTCAAGTTCAGATTTACGTCCTAAGAATGACTGTGTTTGCGCATCTAATGCCGATTCACTTTGCCCCAAAGCAATTTGCTGACGACGCTTTTCAGTCAATTCTGTATCAATTTGGCTGTAACGAGCTTGCGCCGATGAAAAGGCTTCTGATTTTAACATGGAATCCGCAGCTAGTTCTTCAGATTCAATTTTTAAAGTATCCGCTTGCTCAACAAGGAACGATAAATCACGAGCTAATAACTCATGACGAGCTTTTTGCTCGCTAAGGATATTCCCCGTCATTTGCTCATTGCGTTTCGCTTGTTCTAACTCAAAGCGAAGCTCTTGAATTTCCATTTCTTTCTTTTGAACTGAAGTTTGGAAATTATAAAAATCCTGTTGTTTCGCTTCGACTGCTTTTTCTTGCTCTAGAACTGACAACTTCAAAGTTTCGAGTTCTGACTGCATTGACGCTAAATTCGCCTCGCTGCCCACTTCAATAGATTGAGCTTCATCGAAAATGCGTTGGGCTTCATCAGCCGCTTGTTTCAAATTCACATATTGAGCTGAAGATAACCACAACTCTAGGTCTTCGATTTGAGTTTTGATATTGCGGTAGCGTTCAGCACGTTGTGCTTGTCTTTGTAAAGAATCAATTTGGCGTTTTAACTCGCCGATGATGTCTTGCAAACGCACTAAGTTCTGATCAGTTGAAATCAACTTTCTTTGCGATTCTTTTTTACGAGCTT encodes the following:
- the smc gene encoding chromosome segregation protein SMC, whose amino-acid sequence is MRIKKLELIGFKSFKDRTVIQFDAGITGVVGPNGCGKSNIVDALMWVMGDQSAKDLRASAMTDVIFAGAEGYAPLGMCEVSLTLENDGGPFPAKYLKHSEIMVTRKLHRNGEGEYFINKEPARLKDVQEIFMDTGAGSKGFSIIAQGMIGKIITAKPEDRRMLIEEAAGITKFKARKKESQRKLISTDQNLVRLQDIIGELKRQIDSLQRQAQRAERYRNIKTQIEDLELWLSSAQYVNLKQAADEAQRIFDEAQSIEVGSEANLASMQSELETLKLSVLEQEKAVEAKQQDFYNFQTSVQKKEMEIQELRFELEQAKRNEQMTGNILSEQKARHELLARDLSFLVEQADTLKIESEELAADSMLKSEAFSSAQARYSQIDTELTEKRRQQIALGQSESALDAQTQSFLGRKSELESSQAEEEITLNELRETLHDFEGRRRKVLNQLEQERQLQMDLSSDVTAFETNKKILTEQLQQKQVEVQDFKDNLNETASRLYGLENLAANFEGFEEGVKQVMLWSKAKSVEMHADGTVSEFFKPVSEVVEVPADYEIAMEAALGSKLQMLLSQKPDTAVEAVDHLKSQNSGRSSFYSNDGHYIKHLQGNPKSETGVIDLLKNVVNSNEIYQSKVSEILDGVAIVDSIRTALRLRPNYKGWTFVTMDGDTLSADGVLTGGSKDSAESGVLKRRREIKELSDKKNEWAGKLALATAALKKVEEQLANVVSDFEGAQQRRIEQEIKVAELKKDYERADVEFNQAQNAVEKQEKEVRRVAEQIEQLSEKIEDLESRLVETRTQKLELETSLAELSTEYNSMKDGFESQQSEVMDLQVRAASKAQEYAGVSRQLDMVQKQVNDLESQLSRMSEEAEGYTSQMSEGQYALEQAKIDFERMLADVEARRLEVSQVKNQFEMETSHIRELEDKVITMQRERNERLSKMNDAQLKLEQAKMKEQYLIDQVREKYMLILPDVVEKYAGREGDPVVADAELKDLRDKLAKIGEVNLSAITEFSETQERYAFLTQQHADLTEAKEQLRKVIDRINKICAKRFKETFDLVNDRFQKVFPVLFGGGEAMLQLVEDEDKGEMGIEIIAKPPGKKMQNVTLMSGGEKALTAVALVFSIFLVKPSPYCLLDEVDAPLDDANVFRFNDLVKEMAKRSQIIVVTHNKHTMEVAQKLYGVTMQERGVSTMVSVSLADIR